The Acidimicrobiia bacterium nucleotide sequence GACGCTGAAGCTGTTCAAGATCGGCGTGAAGCTCGACATGACGGGCGACACCGCCGCCGACGCCAAGAGTGAGGTCCTCGCCCACGAGAAGCCGGAGCGGGCGGAGAAGATGCCGGTCCCCGAGCTCAGCGACCTCGAGGTCGCGACGATCAGCGCCGTCCAGTACGACCTCCCGCTGGTCGAGCGTCCCTTCGCCGTCCACGGGGAGGCGATCGGGTGCGACGAGGACACGGTGCTCGAGCTCCTGCGCTCGTTCGAGGACCGGAAGCTGATGCGCCGCTTCGCCGCCGTGATGAACCACCGCACAGCGGGCTTCAAGGCCAATGCCATGGGCGTGTGGGCCGTGCCCGAGGACGACCTCGAGGCGCTCGGACCGCGGATGGCCGAGTTCTCGGCCGTGAGCCACTGCTACCGCCGACCGACCTACGACGACTGGCCGTACTCGGTGTTCACGATGGTGCACGGCCGCAACGGTGAGGCCTGCGAGAACACCATCGCTGCGATCAGCGAGGAGACGGGCATCACCGACTATGAACTGCTCTGGTCGGTCAAGGAGTACAAGAAGACGAGGGTCCGCTACTTCACCGACGAGTGGGACGACTGGCGCGCCGAGCACCTGGCGACGGCCTCGGCCTGACCGGCAGCGGCATCAGGCGCGCCCGCGGCGACGCCTCCGCCGGAGCACCTCCTCCGCCAGGACGGCGGCCGCCACCGTGGCCGTCCCGGCCACCACCCAGGGCCAGACCGGGGGCGTCGCCAGGGAGTCCGCCGTGGCGAGCAGGGCGTCCTCGTTCGACGCCGACGGCTCCCAACCCGTGGCGCGCAAACGGTCGTTCGCCACGACCCACGGGTGGGTGATGAGCGGGACGACACCGGGTGGGATGTCACCGAGGCCCGATGTCCAGCCGGCCGCGAGGGCGCGGGCCGCCAGCTCCTGGGGCAGCGATGGACGCAGCCGCCTCACACGCAGCTCGTTGGCGTCGGCCGCGTCGAGCCAGCCGTCACACGCCACGTTGTAGACGCCGGACATGTCGGCCGTGCACGCGCGTGTGAGGGCATCGGCGACGTCGTCGACGTGGGAGCACTGGACCGGCGACGACGCCCCGCGGACGGCGACCGGCGCACCAGCCAGGACGCGGGCCATCAGGTGCTGCGCGCCTCTCCCGAGGATCGGGGCGGGACGCAGGACGACAACACCGACACCGGGGTGCGCGGCACACCATTCGGCGAGCAGCCGCTCGACCTCCGCCGACTGCACCGCCGGATCAAACCCGCTGTTGGGGCGCAACGGCTCGTTCTCGGTGAGTGGGACGGGGTTGTTCGCCCACGCCCCGTACACGGTGGCACTCGACATGAGAACCACCCGATCGACACCAACCGCGGCCGCCGCATCGAGGACGCGACGTGTGCCCCCGACGTTGACACGAGCCATCAGATCGACGTCCGGGATGGGATCGTGGATCGCGGCGAGGTGAACGAGCACGTCGATGCCGTCGAGCATCGGCTTCAGCTCCGCGTGGGCGATGTCGACGCGGTGGAAGTCGAGGTGGCGTACCCGCCGCTCGGGATCGCGCACATCGAGGCCGACGAGTCGACCCAGTTCGGGAGAGCGATCGAGGTGTGCCAGCAGCCGCTGACCGACGAACCCCGAGGCGCCCGTGATCGCCACGGCTCGACCCGTCGAGCCGGCATCCTGTCCTGAGGTCATCACCGTGTCCCGCGTCACCTTTTCCCGCGTTGCCGTACGCTGACCGGTCCCTAGACTGTACGCGTGAGCGACGAGTCACAACCCGGGAGCACCCCCGACGACTTCGGCCTCGATCTCTCCCGCCTTGTCGGGATGTTCGGTGCCGGCGACGGGCCCGTGAACTGGCAGGTCGCTCGCGAGGTGGCCGACTGGACCGCTGCCGGCGGCGACGTCGCCACCCCGGCGGGGCCCGGCGGGCCGGTCGGGGCCGCGACTGCCGGATTCGGCGGGTTGGGAGCAGCCGCCGCGCTACCCGAGGAGGCACCTGTCGACGAGGCGGACGCTTCACAGCTCGCCGACCTGGCCGCGGCGGCCCAGACCGCCGTCGTGGCGGAAACGGGCCTGTCGGCTGTGTTCGGTACGGGGACACTCGCCGTCGGGCGGCGCCGTTGGGCGCGCCGCCACCTCGACAGCCTCCGCCCCGTTCTCGAGGCGCTCGCCACCACGCTCGTACGCGACGGCTTCGGGCTCGGGACCGGCGACGAGGACGGGTCCGACCTCGAGATCGAGATCGACCCGGAACTCGCCGACCAGCTCGGCCAGCTGGGTATCCCGAGCGGGGGGCTCGACGCAGCCCAGCTCTCCCAGCTGATGGAGATGCTCGCTCCCGCGCTCCTGGGCGTCCAGGCCGGCTCCATGGTCGGCCACCTCGCCACCCACGCCTTCGGCCAGTACGACCTCCCGCTCCCGGTCACCGGTGAGCCGACGCTGCTGTTCGTCGTGGAGAACATCGACGCCTTCGAGAGCGACTGGTCGCTCGAGCGCGACGACCTGCGCTACTGGGTGGCACTGCACGAGGTCGTCCACGCGGCCGTTCGCAGCGTCACCTGGGTCCGGTCCCACCTCATCGAGCTCGCCACCGAGTTCGTCTCGGGCTACCGCATGGACCCCGAGGCGCTCGAGAGCTCTCTCGACGTGGCGGGCCTCGATCCAACCGACCCGTCCACGATCCCGGCGGCACTCGGCGACCCGCAGAAGCTCCTCGACGCCATGCGCACCCCGGAGCAGGACGCCACCCTCTCCCGACTGTCCGACCTGACGGCGGTCCTCGAGGGGTACGCCGACCTCCAGCTCGAGCGCATCGGCGCGCCCCTCATCCCGTCGTTCGCCCGCATCGCCGAGGCCATGAAGCGCCACCGAGTCGAGAGGGGCGAGGCGGAGCGGTTCATCGAGCGGCTCCTCGGCGTGGGTGTGCAACGGGCCGACTACGAGCGCGGAGAGGCCTTCTGCCGCGGCGTGGTCGAACGGGCCGGCCACGACGGTCTCCACAGGCTCTGGGAGCGGCCCGGGCACACACCCACACGCAACGAGCTCGAGGCGCCGGGCCTCTGGTTGGCGCGTATCGACCTCCCCGACGACGGGGACCGCCCGGAGCCCGCCTGATCCGGCTCACCCGCCGGGGCCGCCGACCGGCCCGGCCGGACCGTGTGGAACGGACCTTTTGTCCGTATTTTTCTCCCGGATCCCCGGAATTCCGCCCTCCCCGGGCCGATTTCCCCTTGCGGGACGGGGCCCACGCCTTCAAGATGACAGGAATGTAATTACAGGTGTGTCGTGTGGCACGCCGCAGGAGCGTCGGGGGGCGGCCGGCCACGGGCCGTGCCGGACGGGACGACGCCGGAGCAGGGGGAACACCGGTGCAGGAACTCCTTCCGGACGGTTCGATCAACGCGGCGCTGCTGAGCGGCCCCGACAAGCACTGGCAGGAGCAGGCCAACTGCCTCGGGGTCGATCCCGACCTCTTCTTCCCTGAGCGGGGAGCCTCCACCAAGGAGGCCAAGGGGGTGTGCGCCGGGTGCGAGGTCCGCCTCGACTGCCTCGAGTACGCCCTGAGCAACGGTGAGAAGTTCGGGATCTGGGGCGGGCTCTCCGAGCGGGAGCGCCGCCGCCTCCGCCGGCAGCGGGCCCTGGCACGCCGCGGCATCATCGCCAGCGGCGCCTGAGCCGCTCACCCGGCGGCGCCCACGCCTTTCACCGCGGCGTGTCGAGGCGGCTCTCCACCGTCAGGGCGTCGGTGAGCCCCCACCGCTCCCGGAATTCCGTTGACCACGTCTCGGACTCCGATCGCGGAACCAGCCCGACGACCTCCACACCGGCGACCGCTGCGCCGCTCCCGGCGAGAGCGGCCTCGACGGCACCGACGGCGTCCTGGAGACCCGTCGACGTCAGATCCACGAGGTTCATCGACACCTGAACCCGGCCCGACGCCGCCAGCCACAGCCCGAGTGCGCGCACTCCCGGCGGGCCCCCACCCGCCTCGCGCACCCGACCGGCCACGCGTGTGGCGAGCACGAGATCGTCGGTGTCGAGCACGGCGTTCGCGGCGACGAGCGGCGGGCGCGCCCCCACCGCCGTGGCGCCGGCCGTGACGTGCGGCCGCATCGGGCCGTGATCGGGCCGGCGGCTGCGGAACGCCTCGCGGCGCGCATCGGGAAGCGACCTCCCGAGAGCGTCGACGTCACCGTAGAGGAAACACGGCAGGTCGAGCTCCGACCCTGCCCAGTCGGCGAAGCGCCGGGCGAGGCCCGTGGCCACCTCGCGCTCGGGCGCACCGCCACCCAGGGCGACGAACGGAACCACGTCGAGTGCACCGAGACGCGGGTGAACCCCCTCGTGGGTGCCGATGTCGCAGCGAGCGACCACCTCCCGGGCCAGCGCACGGACCGCGGCCTCGAGGGCCACGGGATCCTCGGTGGCGAGCGTGAGGACGCTGCGGTGGTGGTCGGCGTCGCTGTGGACGTCGACGAGGAGCTGCCCGCAGGCCGATGTCAGCGCGTCGAGCGCAGCCCGGTCACGGCCCTCCGACACATTCGGCACGCACTCGTACACGACGCCCACGGCGCCACCCTACGACCCGTTCCGACCCGTTGTGACGGCCGCCGTAGCCTGACGGAATGCGCATCGGGCTCGCCCTGCCCCAGTACGACTACTCGGTTCCCGGCCGGGAGCCGCTCGGGTTCGAGACCGTTGTCGAGCACGCACGCCTCGCCGAGCGCGTCGGTTTCGACTCGCTGTGGTGCTCCGACCACCTGTTCCTCGACATCGCCAAGTACGGCGGCAGCGACGAGCCACGCGGGGTCTTCGAGCCCGTCGTCACGCTCGCGGCACTTGCCCGCGAGGTCTCACGGGTGCGCCTCGGAACGCTCGTTCTCCTGGAGGCGCTGCGCCCGGCGACAGTCCTCGCCAAGCAACTCGCAGCCCTCGATCACGTGTCGGGCGGCCGCCTCGACGTCGGCCTCGGCGCGGGCTGGTACGAGCCCGAGTACGCGGCGATCGGCGAACAGATGCCCGGCCCGGGCGTGCGGCTCGCGCGCCTGCGTGAGGCGGTCCAGATCGTGCGCGGGTTGCTCGGGGGCGGTCCCGTGTCCCACGACGGCACGTACCCCCGCGCGCACGACGCCCGCAACCGCCCGCCGGCTGTCCAGCAGCCGGCACCGCCGGTCTTCGTAGGCGGCAAGGGCGACCGGCTCCTCGCTCTGGCTGCGGAGCTCGCCGACGGGTGGAACACGTGCTGGGTGTGGACGCCCGACGATTACGCCGAACGCGTTCGCGTCCTCGCGCAGGCCTGCGAGGCCGTCGGACGCGACCCCGCCACGGTGTGGCGCAGCCTCGGCCTCTACGCCCTGGTCGGCGAGAACGAGAGCGACCTGAAACGCCGCTTCGAGCGGATGCGAGACGCCTACCCACCCGGCGTCCTCGGTGGCGTCAGCCTCGAGGAGTACCGGGAGGGACGCCTCGTCGGCACCGTGGAGCAGGTCCGCGAGCAGGTGGACGCATGGAGCGACCTCGGGGTGGAGACGCTGATCCTCGGAGCGGGGCCGCTCCCCTTCTCCGTCACCGCTCCCGACGACGTGGAGATCCTGGCAGCTGTGTGTGCTGACACCGGACCGACGGGCTCCGACGGGTAACGTGGGGTCTGACCGCCTTCGGAAAGGCACGAATCATGAGCTCCGTCGGATTTCCCGAGCTCCTCATCATCGCACTCGTCGTCGTCCTCATCTTCGGTGCCAGCCAGCTCCCGAAGCTCGCCCGCTCCGTGGGCCAGGCCCAGAAGGAGTTCAAGAAGGGCCTGAAGGAGGGCGCTGCCGAGGACGACGAGGACGCCACCAAGGACGAGGGTCAAGCCTCCTCCTGACCGGCCCGGGGGGGCCGCCGGCGACGCCCCGCGCGCGCCGTCGACCCTTGTCGTTCCCCCCCGAATCGCCTGTGTTCGGCGCGCCCGGGAACCAATCCGGTGTGAGCCGTCGTTCCCCATGACGACAGACGGGGTGCCCACGTGGGAGGAGGTCGCCCGTGACCACGGGCGGTTCCTCTACACCGTGGCCTACCGACTGGCCGGGAACGATGCGGACGCCCAGGACGTGGTTCAGGAGTCTCTCGTGCGGATACGCCGGGGTCTCGAGAGCTACGAGCCCGGGTCACTGGAAGGATGGTTGGCGCGAATCGTGACGAACACGTTCCTCGACGAGGTGCGCCGGCGGAAGCGACGGCCCGCCGACGCGCTTCCGGAGAATCCCGATCTCGTGGTCCCACCCTCGCCCGCGGCCGACGAGGTGTCCACCGACCTCTCCGACGAGGTGCAGGCCGCTCTCGCCTCGATCTCCGAGGAGTTCCGCACGGCTGTGGTGCTCTGCGACGTCGTGGGCCTCCCCTACGACGAGATCTCCGAGACGACCGGCGTGCCGGTCGGAACCGTGCGGTCACGCATCCACCGCGGCCGCAGGCTGCTGCGCGCCGAGCTCGCAGGACTGGAGCCTGCATGACCTCCGACTCCACTCCGCTGAGCGAGGACATGCTGTCCGCCCATCTCGACGGCGAGCTGAGCGACACCGACCGAGACCGTGTCGAGCGCGCCGTTACCGCCGACCCGGCCCTCGCCGCCGTCCTCGACGACGTACGCGTCGCCCGCGAGGCCGTGCGGGCGCTCCCGCCCCGTGACATACCGCCGGGGACATGGGACGAGATCCTCGACGCCGTCAACAGCTCCACTGTCGTGTCGAAGCCCGTCGGCGACGACACGCCCGGCGGACCGACCCACCTCGGCGACCGTCGCCGGCCACGCGTCGCCCGGTGGGTCGCCGTCGGCGCAGCGGTCGCAGCGGCACTCGCCCTGTTCGTGGTCCCGGGACGGGACTCTCCCGACGGGACCCCACCCATCGACGAGATCACCGACAACGCTGCGGTGGCGCGGACAGGGGCGTCCGACCCGGTCACCGGGCTGGGGCCCGTGGGCGTCCAGGCGGGCCTCGCCCCGTGAGTTCGCACCCACCCGTTCTCGACCGTCGCCGTACGCGTACCGCACTCGCGTGCACCGTCGTCGTGGCGCTGGGTGCGGTCGGGCTTCCCTTCGCCGCCGGTGGCTCGCCCGACGAGGGTGACGTCATGGTGCGCGAGGCCCGCCATGCCGCGAGGGGCCACGACTTCAGCGGAACGATGTCGCTCCAGTGGTACGACGGAACCGACTACCACTCCGGCACCATGCCGGTGCGCTCGGTCGACGGGGTGATCGAGATCGAGGGTGAGCGAACCGTCGTGAGTGACGACGACGGCGGGTACGTCCACGACGACAGCGGATGGCGCACGTTGTGGCGCGAGGGCGAGGCCGTCGACGCGCCGGATCCCAGTGCCAAGTACGACCTCAACGTCTCCACGGCCGTCGTGGGGGGCCGCACCACGAACCTGGTGGAGATCCACGACGGCGACGGTGGGGCTCTTCGCGAGCGGCGCTTCCTCGACGACGACACCGGGATCGTCCTCCGGCGCGAGCAGTTCGACGACGACGGACGGGCGGTGCGGGTGCTGACCCTGAACCGGATCGAGGAGATCGCCGACGGACCGTCGGCCGGACCGGCCGCAGTACCGCCCGACGGTGTCGAGTCGGTCACCGCCGCCACGACGCTCGGGGGTGCCGACATCGACGCTCCCGAGTCCGTCGGGGACGGCTGGCGACTCCAGGCTGCGGAGGTCGTCTCGTCCGACACGACCCAGTTCCACTACTCCGACGGCGTCTTCGGCCTCTCGGTCTCGGAGACCGACGGTGAGCTCGACTGGGACGCGCTACCCCCGGCGGGCGACGACGCCGACATCGCCGGCCACCCCGTCCGTCTGTGGCACGCGCCGGGCGGTTCCGTCGCGGTCTGGGAGATGGACGACACCACGTTCGCCGTCGTCACCGACGGCCCCGTCAGCGACCTCCCGGCGGTCATCGACGACTTCGAGGGGTCCGACTCGTTCCTCGGGCGACTGGTGCGTTTCGCGATCTCGCCGTTCAGCCTCTTCTAGCGGTCGTCGTTCACTACAGGGCGAGGAGGGTGCTGCGGCGGCGACGCAGCATGCGACGGCGGGCACGCTCGGAGGCGCCACCCCACACGCCGTGCTCGATGCGGTAATCGAGGGCGTACTCGAGGCACTCGGACGCGACGGGGCACTCGGCGCAGATGCGCTTGGCGGTCTCGACGCCGACGCCGTCGGAGGGGAAGAACACCGACGGCTCGTAGCCGCGGCAGAGGCCGTGGCGCATCCACGGCTGCTCACGTTCGGTCAGTGCCGGGAGATCGCTCGTTCCCATCGTCCTCACATCCGGTGTCGTGTGCCGTGGCTCTCTCCGGTGTAACGACCGCCGGGCCCGTTCCGTTCCCGTAGAATGAGGTCTCACGTCCGGCGCCCCGGCGCCGATAGAACCCCATGCCAGAGCGGATCCGGTGACACGGCCGACCGCCGGGCTCCGACAGGGCTGAACCTGAAGATCTCCGAAGAACTACCCGGGATCGGCGAAAGTCGGAACGATCACGCCCGGTGTGCCGTTCCACCCCATGACACCGCACGGTGTCACGCCACGCAACCAAGCCGACCCACACCGGTCCGCCGGGAGGAACCATGAGCGACCAGCCCACCGACCCGTATCAGGCGCCGTCCACCCCGCGCCCCGGATCGCCACAACCACCGCCGGCGACTCCCCCGACGCCTCCCCCGGCCGAGCCCACGGCACCCGAGGCGCCGCTCGATCCGCCACAGACCCCGCCGGTGTCCTCCACGACCCGGCCGTGGTCCGACTGGAGCTCCGCAGGCGCGCCCGACACGGGAACCTCGCCCCGCGAGCAGGGACCCGTCGCCGACGACACGTGGAGCGCCGGTGGACCAGAGGGATCCTACGGTGACGGCGACGACGACGGCTCGACAGTTCCGCCGTCGGGCGACACGGGCGGCGGAAGGGGCTTCGTGAAGTTCCTGGCCGGTGCCGCGGTGGGCGCACTCGTGGGTGCCCTCGTGGCGGGCGGGCTCGTCTACCTCAATGACGACGACTCCACGACCACCACCCCCGCCGCGTCGAGCACACCGGCGCAGAACACGTCGCTCGACGAGGACGGGCCACTCGACGTCTCGGGGATCCTCACCAAGGTGCAGCCGGCCGTCGTCACGGTGCGCTCCACTCTCGGTGGCGAGATCGGCGGTCCGACCGGCGAGGGTGAGGGCTCCGGCTTCATCGTGAGCGATGACGGCATCATCGTCACCAACGCCCATGTCGTGGCCGGTGCCGACAAGGTCGAGATCGACTTCGACGACGGCGAGACCCGCGAGGCCACCGTCGTCGGCACCGACACCGACAACGACCTCGCCGTTCTCGACGTGGAGGCGACCGGTCTTCCCGTCGTGGAGCTCGGCGACTCCGACGCGCTCGTGGTCGGCGACAGTGTCGTCGCCATCGGCAACGCTCTCGGCCTCGAGGGCGAGCCGACGGTCACCACCGGAATCGTGTCGGCAGTCGGCCGGGCCATCGACACCGGCGACGGGGCAGCTCTCGAGAGCACGATCCAGACCGATGCCGCGATCAACCGGGGGAACTCGGGTGGACCCCTCCTGAACGCGCAGGGACAGGTCGTCGGTATCAACACCGCCATCGCCGATCCGTCGTTCGCGCAGGGCGTCGGGTTCGCGATCGCCATCGAGCAGGCCAAACCCGTGATCGAGACCCTGCGCAAGGGAACCTTCCTCGGCGTCAACACACTGAGCGTCGACGAGACGGTCGCCGAGGCGGAAGGCCTGTCCGTCGACGCGGGCGCGCTGGTCGCTTCCGTCGAGGAGGGCTCGCCAGCCG carries:
- a CDS encoding zinc-dependent metalloprotease, whose product is MSDESQPGSTPDDFGLDLSRLVGMFGAGDGPVNWQVAREVADWTAAGGDVATPAGPGGPVGAATAGFGGLGAAAALPEEAPVDEADASQLADLAAAAQTAVVAETGLSAVFGTGTLAVGRRRWARRHLDSLRPVLEALATTLVRDGFGLGTGDEDGSDLEIEIDPELADQLGQLGIPSGGLDAAQLSQLMEMLAPALLGVQAGSMVGHLATHAFGQYDLPLPVTGEPTLLFVVENIDAFESDWSLERDDLRYWVALHEVVHAAVRSVTWVRSHLIELATEFVSGYRMDPEALESSLDVAGLDPTDPSTIPAALGDPQKLLDAMRTPEQDATLSRLSDLTAVLEGYADLQLERIGAPLIPSFARIAEAMKRHRVERGEAERFIERLLGVGVQRADYERGEAFCRGVVERAGHDGLHRLWERPGHTPTRNELEAPGLWLARIDLPDDGDRPEPA
- a CDS encoding WhiB family transcriptional regulator; translation: MGTSDLPALTEREQPWMRHGLCRGYEPSVFFPSDGVGVETAKRICAECPVASECLEYALDYRIEHGVWGGASERARRRMLRRRRSTLLAL
- a CDS encoding zf-HC2 domain-containing protein — protein: MTSDSTPLSEDMLSAHLDGELSDTDRDRVERAVTADPALAAVLDDVRVAREAVRALPPRDIPPGTWDEILDAVNSSTVVSKPVGDDTPGGPTHLGDRRRPRVARWVAVGAAVAAALALFVVPGRDSPDGTPPIDEITDNAAVARTGASDPVTGLGPVGVQAGLAP
- a CDS encoding twin-arginine translocase TatA/TatE family subunit encodes the protein MSSVGFPELLIIALVVVLIFGASQLPKLARSVGQAQKEFKKGLKEGAAEDDEDATKDEGQASS
- a CDS encoding LLM class flavin-dependent oxidoreductase, whose translation is MRIGLALPQYDYSVPGREPLGFETVVEHARLAERVGFDSLWCSDHLFLDIAKYGGSDEPRGVFEPVVTLAALAREVSRVRLGTLVLLEALRPATVLAKQLAALDHVSGGRLDVGLGAGWYEPEYAAIGEQMPGPGVRLARLREAVQIVRGLLGGGPVSHDGTYPRAHDARNRPPAVQQPAPPVFVGGKGDRLLALAAELADGWNTCWVWTPDDYAERVRVLAQACEAVGRDPATVWRSLGLYALVGENESDLKRRFERMRDAYPPGVLGGVSLEEYREGRLVGTVEQVREQVDAWSDLGVETLILGAGPLPFSVTAPDDVEILAAVCADTGPTGSDG
- a CDS encoding glutamate formiminotransferase, translated to MGVVYECVPNVSEGRDRAALDALTSACGQLLVDVHSDADHHRSVLTLATEDPVALEAAVRALAREVVARCDIGTHEGVHPRLGALDVVPFVALGGGAPEREVATGLARRFADWAGSELDLPCFLYGDVDALGRSLPDARREAFRSRRPDHGPMRPHVTAGATAVGARPPLVAANAVLDTDDLVLATRVAGRVREAGGGPPGVRALGLWLAASGRVQVSMNLVDLTSTGLQDAVGAVEAALAGSGAAVAGVEVVGLVPRSESETWSTEFRERWGLTDALTVESRLDTPR
- a CDS encoding NAD-dependent epimerase/dehydratase family protein; amino-acid sequence: MTSGQDAGSTGRAVAITGASGFVGQRLLAHLDRSPELGRLVGLDVRDPERRVRHLDFHRVDIAHAELKPMLDGIDVLVHLAAIHDPIPDVDLMARVNVGGTRRVLDAAAAVGVDRVVLMSSATVYGAWANNPVPLTENEPLRPNSGFDPAVQSAEVERLLAEWCAAHPGVGVVVLRPAPILGRGAQHLMARVLAGAPVAVRGASSPVQCSHVDDVADALTRACTADMSGVYNVACDGWLDAADANELRVRRLRPSLPQELAARALAAGWTSGLGDIPPGVVPLITHPWVVANDRLRATGWEPSASNEDALLATADSLATPPVWPWVVAGTATVAAAVLAEEVLRRRRRRGRA
- a CDS encoding WhiB family transcriptional regulator, producing MNAALLSGPDKHWQEQANCLGVDPDLFFPERGASTKEAKGVCAGCEVRLDCLEYALSNGEKFGIWGGLSERERRRLRRQRALARRGIIASGA
- a CDS encoding sigma-70 family RNA polymerase sigma factor is translated as MTTDGVPTWEEVARDHGRFLYTVAYRLAGNDADAQDVVQESLVRIRRGLESYEPGSLEGWLARIVTNTFLDEVRRRKRRPADALPENPDLVVPPSPAADEVSTDLSDEVQAALASISEEFRTAVVLCDVVGLPYDEISETTGVPVGTVRSRIHRGRRLLRAELAGLEPA
- a CDS encoding trypsin-like peptidase domain-containing protein, with the translated sequence MSDQPTDPYQAPSTPRPGSPQPPPATPPTPPPAEPTAPEAPLDPPQTPPVSSTTRPWSDWSSAGAPDTGTSPREQGPVADDTWSAGGPEGSYGDGDDDGSTVPPSGDTGGGRGFVKFLAGAAVGALVGALVAGGLVYLNDDDSTTTTPAASSTPAQNTSLDEDGPLDVSGILTKVQPAVVTVRSTLGGEIGGPTGEGEGSGFIVSDDGIIVTNAHVVAGADKVEIDFDDGETREATVVGTDTDNDLAVLDVEATGLPVVELGDSDALVVGDSVVAIGNALGLEGEPTVTTGIVSAVGRAIDTGDGAALESTIQTDAAINRGNSGGPLLNAQGQVVGINTAIADPSFAQGVGFAIAIEQAKPVIETLRKGTFLGVNTLSVDETVAEAEGLSVDAGALVASVEEGSPADQAGVREGDVIVEVDGMTIERNVDVATAVRAREPGDEIGIVIDRGGDTIDLSAVLGTRAG
- a CDS encoding Lrp/AsnC family transcriptional regulator — its product is MKDAGVLRQLSAIFDTRALGYGSSLVAAQIEPDRVDEAAAVISGHPGVSHNYKRNHRYNLWYTIAVPPGDELQDHVDVLHSLSGSQLTRMLPTLKLFKIGVKLDMTGDTAADAKSEVLAHEKPERAEKMPVPELSDLEVATISAVQYDLPLVERPFAVHGEAIGCDEDTVLELLRSFEDRKLMRRFAAVMNHRTAGFKANAMGVWAVPEDDLEALGPRMAEFSAVSHCYRRPTYDDWPYSVFTMVHGRNGEACENTIAAISEETGITDYELLWSVKEYKKTRVRYFTDEWDDWRAEHLATASA